The genomic interval AAATTTCTATAGAATtgaaaaacaactaaactagaaaaagatgtaaacttgggttgcctcccaagtagcGCTTTGATTAACGTCATGTTTAACGCACTCCTTCCTCACCTTATGGAGGCTTTGAAAAGAGTGTGCTCCTCCCATCTTTACATGCATAGTTACCGtccataaacaaaaatttacttATCTATGTTCTAGTATTTGTTGGAGACCCGATCCATCTTACTTTTGTCTCCTCAAGGAATAATTTAAGtaggaattgtccaagcttagcaatGTGGGTCTTGGGAGGGTTTGAATCTCCTACCACATCTTCTCCTttcccaaaaatatttttctcttgcattttatgagttgatcaatcccaaggTGAGATGTTTGTTCCATTACCtcagggtttgcttcttcttatGTATTTTTAGCTTGAAAGAAATATGACCTTAGCAAACCTCCTTGTAAAGTTTCCCGCCACAAGCATAATGTCCATCCAAGCAATCCTCATTATCAAAGTAGGTTTATTCTCCCATCTTTTTCAATCTCTACAAGATCACTACTTGTTCTCATCTACtcatcatttcattcattaccACATCATCTCTGTAAGGAATTTGTGTTGCTTGCTCAAATTCTTCTTGTTCCTTcaagagtgtgtcaagtatctcTTCtatttgatgctcaaggttaTTGATAGGATTTggtgacatcttagtgtggcctcaatattttggaaatgggCATCGCTTGCTTTCAATGAatttagctaatactctttcaAACCAAAGTACATCCTCTTCGAAGTTTTCATCCATCTAAAAATTCTCTCTTGAGGTATTTTCCATTGTATTCATCCATATTCCAtaagaggtttgggtagctcctttaaCTTGGATGATATAGTTCGCAACATGGATTACTTTTGTTGTTGTGTAGTAacaattatatcaaatttttCACTAAGAGCTTCAATTTGAAAATAAGGAGCTATGAGTGGATCAATCATTATTTAAGTTCTTTgtaagaaaagtaaaaatatgacaaaagaaaacaaatgagaacgatggaagaaaaagagaatgtgAAATAGACATAATGAAAAATAGCTAGGTAACAAATTGCAAGTGTACCCAATATCCTGCTCCCCAAAGAATCActgcaaaaacttgacacacccNNNNNNNNNNNNNNNNNNNNNNNNNNNNNNNNNNNNNNNNNNNNNNNNNNNNNNNNNNNNNNNNNNNNNNNNNNNNNNNNNNNNNNNNNNNNNNNNNNNNNNNNNNNNNNNNNNNNNNNNNNNNNNNNNNNNNNNNNNNNNNNNNNNNNNNNNNNNNNNNNNNNNNNNNNNNNNNNNNNNNNNNNNNNNNNNNNNNNNNNNNNNNNNNNNNNNNNNNNNNNNNNNNNNNNNNNNNNNNNNNNNNNNNNNNNNNNNNNNNNNNNNNNNNNNNNNNNNNNNNNNNNNNNNNNNNNNNNNNNNNNNNNNNNNNNNNNNNNNNNNNNNNNNNNNNNNNNNNNNNNNNNNNNNNNNNNNNNNNNNNNNNNNNNNNNNNNNNNNNNNNNNNNNNNNNNNNNNNNNNNNNNNNNNNNNNNNNNNNNNNNNNNNNNNNNNNNNNNNNNNNNNNNNNNNNNNNNNNNNNNNNNNNNNNNNNNNNNNNNNNNNNNNNNNNNNNNNNNNNNNNNNNNNNNNNNNNNNNNNNNNNNNNNNNNNNNNNNNNNNNNNNNNNNNNNNNNNNNNNNNNNNNNNNNNNNNNNNNNNNNNNNNNNNNNNNNNNNNNNNNNNNNNNNNNNNNNNNNNNNNNNNNNNNNNNNNNNNNNNNNNNNNNNNNNNNNNNNNNNNNNNNNNNNNNNNNNNNNNNNNNNNNNNNNNNNNNNNNNNNNNNNNNNNNNNNNNNNNNNNNNNNNNNNNNNNNNNNNNNNNNNNNNNNNNNNNNNNNNNNNNNNNNNNNNNNNNNNNNNNNNNNNNNNNNNNNNNNNNNNNNNNNNNNNNNNNNNNNNNNNNNNNNNNNNNNNNNNNNNNNNNNNNNNNNNNNNNNNNNNNNNNNNNNNNNNNNNNNNNNNNNNNNNNNNNNNNNNNNNNNNNNNNNNNNNNNNNNNNNNNNNNNNNNNNNNNNNNNNNNNNNNNNNNNNNNNNNNNNNNNNNNNNNNNNNNNNNNNNNNNNNNNNNNNNNNNNNNNNNNGCCCTTCAAGAGATCTACCCGAATTATAACCTAGATCCAACACATCGCTCATATTATaccttgtggtgagttcccaaacctaagtttaTATTAGCCCGAAGTACGATCCGCAGCCCTGTGTCCCTTCAGCCATgatttactacttggcaaaaaccgtgcacttgtggttgtGCAAATAAGTTCTTTGGCGCCGCTGTCGGGACTATAGTGTGATATTAATTGAATTGCAACCCTCGGGTTAGActaggtatttttattctctgctTTTTCCCATTTAGTCGAACTCCTTTTAACTTGTTTTCTTTGCAGTGTCAATTCTCATTCTATGCAAAGAAATAGAAGTCTTGGAAGTCCATAGGAACCGGATCAAGAATTTGAGAGGGATTTCTGACTTCAATATCAAAGGAAAAGCTAAGCTTAAAGAGTCCCTCACAAGCATCAAACATGGAGGATAATAGTAAAACTTTGAAGGAATTTACAGCCCTCGAGTGCTCAAGGATTGCATTCCAAAGATTGCAATGCCACCGTTGAAGCAAACAATTTTCACCGCAGCCAAAGACTCATGTCATTAATTCAAGCAGAATCGCTTGAGGTTCACCAAGAGAAGATCCACACCTCCATCTCTCCGCTTTTTCCTCGAACATCGTGACACTCGTTAAGCTCAATGGAGTCCCACGTAATGCGCTAGACTCGACTTTTTTTCCATTCTCTTTATGGGACAAGGCTCGAGCTTGGTTACATTCACTACCTCAAGGCTTTATCAAAAACATGGGATCAATTGctccaagtttttcttttctaagtATTTCCCGCCAAGCAAAATATCTACTAGGAACCAAATCACCgggtttttttatcaaaaggatGGTGAATCACCGTATGAAGCTTGGGATAGATTCAAGGAGCTTATGAGACTATGCCCACACCATGGCTTGGAGAAATGGTCGGGTTGTGCAAACCTTCTACAAATGGGATTAAACTATAACTCTCGTGATTTCAGCTTGATGCCGCATCGAGGAGCTTTGATGAACAAAAAAGTGGATGATGCCTATAATTTAATTGAAGACATGGCTCTCAACCATTGGCAATGGGCAAGTGAAAGAAGCACCGCCTCCAAAACCTCGCAGGGAAGACACGAGGTGGAGACCTTAAACTTAATTGCAGCCAAGGTGGATgctttaactcaaaaatttGACAAACTGAATGCTCCAAGTGCCGCCAATGCTACATGTGAAACTGTGGTTCCACAGACATCTAGTCAGAATCGTCAACTCGATCGCATCCTCTTCGTAACCATCAGTGGAGCAAATGAACtatctcaatttcaacaaagACCCGTCAATGATCCATTCTCCAACACCTACAACCCCGGGTTGGCGAAATCATCCTAATCTTTCCTACAAGATCAATCAACCTCACTTTGATCAAAACCACAGCTCTAATGTTCCTAAACAGCCACCAGGATTTCAGCAGAGAATTTCCAATCCACAACCAGTgcagaaatcaaatttagagACCCTGCTAGAGAATTTTGTTGTAACACAAGCCAAACAGAATGAAGAGTTTAAGCTACAAGGTCAAGTTATGAATGAAGCAATTCGGCAGCTTACCTCCAAGGTTGATTCCTTGGCAACCCACAACAAAATGCTGGAAAATCAAATTGCTCAACAAGCAAGTTCTTCATCCAGACCCCCAGGGATGTTTCCAGGAAAACCATAAATTAACCCAAGCGAGCACTGCAAAGCTATAACTCTAAGGAGTGGAAAGCAATTGGAAGATCCCAAGTTAAAACAagcagaaaatgaaaacattggggTGAATCCTGCTGAGGAAAATGATACACAACAACAAACGGCTGAACACAACAATGGAGATGCAGAAAAAGTTGATGAAACACCGAGGTATATACCTCCAAAGCCTTACATACCACCTGTGCCATTTCCACAAAGGTTAGCCAAGGCTAAGTTGGACaaacaatttggaaagtttCTGGAAGTTCTCAAGAAGCTATACGTCAATGTTCCTTTCACAGAAGCTTTGCAACAAATGCCATCATACgcgaaatttttaaaagatattctGTCCAAGAAAAGGAGATTAGAGGAGTATGAAACAGTGGCATTAACGGAGGAGTGCAGTGCattaatccaaaacaaattgCCTCCAAAACTGAAGGACCCAGGAAACTTCTTGATTCCATGTGAAATTTGGGCAACAAGCTTTGAGAAAGCTCTATGTGATCTAAGTGCAAGTGTAAGCTTGATGCCTTTGTCAGTATGCAAGAAACTAGACATGGGAGAGTTAAAGCCGACAACAATTTCCTTGCAACTCACGGATTGATCCGTCAAACATCCAATAGGTATTTTTGAAGATATCCCAATCAAGGTCGGTAAGTTCTTTGTACCCGCtgactttgtggtgttagaaATGGAGGAAGACACTCAAATTCTAATCATTCTTGGGAGACCCTTCTTGGCAACTGCAGGGGCACTTATTGATGTTGAAAATGGCAAGCTTTCTTTAATCACAGGTGAAGAAAAAGTAGAATTTGATTTGGCTAACTCTGTTAAACACTCTTTTGTTGAAAGTTCATGTTGTAGGGTTGATCTACTTGAACAAGCTATCAAAGAGGAGTTGCCAAAACACATTTCCAAAGACCCCGTCCCAGCTTGTGTTTGGTACAAGATGAGCAGGAAGATAATGAAGATAGTGAGAATGAGAATGTGCACACCGCGTAGTCTAAGAAATTTCTCGCAACACCAGCACTTTCATAACTCGAAATTTTGGAAACCAGCTTTCCACAAGACACAACCCGTAAGACCGAAAGCTCCAAAGGTAGAACTAAAACCTCTCCCATCCACTCTCAGGTATGAATTTCTTGGACCTATTTCCACATATCCTGTGATTATTAATGCTGACCTAAGTAGGGCGTAATCGAAAAACTTCTCAATGAGCTTAAAACTCGCACTAAAAAGCCATAGGATACACAATAGATGACTTGAAAGGAATACAATCATCAATTTGCATACACAGAATTCTACTTGAACCTGATTTTAAACCTTCTATTGAGCACCAAAGAAGACTAAACCCcaatatgaaggaagttgttagGAAAGAGGTGCTTAAATTGCTTGATGCCGTGTGATTTACCCACTTTCCGATAGTGAGTGGGTCAGCCCTCCTGCAAGTAGTTCCCAAAAAAAGGAGGCATGACTgcttttgaaaaatgaaaaatgatgaattaaTCCCAACTAGAATGGTCACGGGTTGGAGGATGTGCATAGATTATAGGAAATTGAACAAAGCAACAAGGAAAGACCACTACCCACTCCCCTTTTTATAGATCAAATGCTAGAAAGGTTGGCTAAACACTctcatttttttgttacttAGATGGATTTTCTGGTTTTTTTACCAAATTCTTATCAATCCTAGTGACCAACACAAGACCACATTCACTTGCCCTTACGGCACTTTTTGCCTATAGGAGGATGCCATTTGGTCTTTGTAATGCTCCCCGCCACCTTTTCAACGCTGTATGACAAAGCAATTTGTTcagatttttattgaaaaacatcatggagatttttttatggatgacttttcggtgTATGGCACAACCTTTGATGAATGCTTAGCTAACTTGTCTAAAGTTCTATACAGGTGTCAAGAAATGAACCTcatccttaactgggagaagtgccATTTCATGGTACTGGACGGTATCGTGCTGGGACATGTGGTGTCCGAATGTGGCATTGAAGTAGACAAAGCGAAGGTGGAAGTCATAGAGAGAATGCAACCACCAACCACAGTTAAAGCAGTCCGTAGTTTCCTAGGACATGCATGATTCTATCGGCTCTTTATAAAGGATTTCTCCAAAATTGCAAAACCCTTAACTAATTTGTTAGCTAATGATGTTCCTTTTGATTTTAATCATGACTGTTTGGATGCGTTTTGCAGGTTGAAAAAGGCATTAACCACCGCACCAATAATTCAGCCACCTGATTGGGAGTTGCcctttgaaatcatgtgcgACGCGAGCGACTACGCTGTAGGAGCTGTGCTTGGCTAGCGGAAGGAAAAGAGATTGAATGAAATCTACTATGCAAGCAAGGTGTTAGATGAAGCCCAAGTCAACTATGCCACAACAGAAAAAGAATTCCTGGCGgttgtgtttgcttttgacaaattcaggTCCTACCTCGTCGGCTCCAAAGTGATAGTATACACAGATCATGCTGCGATCAAATACCTGTTAAGCAAAAAGGATGCAAAGCCAAGGCAAATTAGGTGGATTCTCCTCCTTCAAGAATTCGATCTTGAGATTCGTGATAAGAAATGTGCAGAAAATGTGGTAGCCGATCACCTCTCAATATTGcatcaagttgtggaaaagagtGGAGAGAATGAGCTGGCTATTAACGATGCATTTCCTATGAACAGCTGCTGAGAATTTCCACAATTAACACTCCATGGTATGCAGATTTTGTGAACTACCTAGTTTGTGGAATTCTACCACCAGACCTGAAATTCCAGCAGAAGAAAAAGTTCTTTTCAGACTTGAGacactatttttgggatgaacCATTTCTTTACAAACGATGTGCTGATGGAATACCTCGAAGGTGTATCCCTGAAGATGAAGCAGAAAAAGTCCTGTTCCATTATCACTCTTCATCTTATGGTAGTCACTGTAGCTCTTCAAAAACCGCAGCCCAAAAATACTTCAAGTCGGGTTCTATTGGCCTACACTTTTCAAAGACACGAGGAGATTTGTGCTTGCTTGTGATCGTTGTCAAAGAACAGGAAACATTTCAAGAAGACATGAAATGCCTCTTAATTACATCCTTGAAGTGGAAATCTTTGACGTTTGGGGAATAGATTACATGGGACCGTTTCCATCTTCATGCAACAACAAATATATTCTTGTGGCTGTGGATTACGTTTCCAAATGGGTTGAAGCTATTCCATCCCCAACAAACGATGCCCGGACTGTAATTAAGCTCTTCAAACGGGTAATTTTTCCAAGATTCAGAGTTCCTAGAGCTGTCATAAGTGATGGAGGATCACACTTTATAGAAAGACAATTTGAAAGCCTCCTTAGAAAATATGGGGTAACACATAAGATCGCCACACCGTACCATCCTCAAACAAGTGGACAGGCTGAAATTTCAAATAGGGAGATCAAAAACATACTTGAGAAAAtggtttcaacaacaagaaaggATTGGTCACTGACACTTGATGATGCCTTATGGGCATATAGAACAGCTTACAAGACCTCAATTGGCATGACACCATTTCGTTTAATTTATGGCAAGGCTTGTCATTTGCCGGTTGAATTGGAACACAAGGCATTTTGGGCAGTTAAAGCTCTCAATTTTGATATGAAGACAGCTGGAGAtaagaggaagcttcaattaCAAGAACTGGAAGAATTAAGATTGGATGCCTATGAAAATTCGAAGATGTACAAGGAAAGAACCAAATTATGGCATGACAAGCAGATTTTTCCTAGAGAATTTCAGGAAGGAGATTTGGTCCTGCTTTTTAATTCACGACTCAAGCTTTTTCCAGGGAAATTAAGGTCGAGATGGTCAGGACCTTTTGCAGTGACCAAGGTCTTCCCGTATGGCCCTGTTGAGGTTCACAGTGCAACAACAGGCACTTTCAAGGTTAATGGGCAAAGACTGAAGCATTATATTGTTGGAGAACCTATTGAGGAAGGGAGAACTTATGTTCTCTCTAACTCCTCCCATcattgaataaatgaataaaaagggGTCGTGCTCGTCACCTTAAACGAGctcctattt from Dioscorea cayenensis subsp. rotundata cultivar TDr96_F1 chromosome 7, TDr96_F1_v2_PseudoChromosome.rev07_lg8_w22 25.fasta, whole genome shotgun sequence carries:
- the LOC120265134 gene encoding uncharacterized protein LOC120265134 produces the protein MALAVLRHVYGSSDHRLYQHLPYSMPSPRRRPLILPYHRFKQLDNLMPHRGALMNKKVDDAYNLIEDMALNHWQWASERSTASKTSQGRHEVETLNLIAAKVDALTQKFDKLNAPSAANATCETVVPQTSSQNRQLDRILFVTISGANELSQFQQRPVNDPFSNTYNPGSNVPKQPPGFQQRISNPQPVQKSNLETLLENFVVTQAKQNEEFKLQGQVMNEAIRQLTSKVDSLATHNKMLENQIAQQANPKLKQAENENIGVNPAEENDTQQQTAEHNNGDAEKVDETPRYIPPKPYIPPVPFPQRLAKAKLDKQFGKFLEVLKKLYVNVPFTEALQQMPSYAKFLKDILSKKRRLEEYETVALTEECSALIQNKLPPKLKDPGNFLIPCEIWATSFEKALCDLSASVSLMPLSVCKKLDMGELKPTTISLQLTD